In Portunus trituberculatus isolate SZX2019 chromosome 24, ASM1759143v1, whole genome shotgun sequence, a single genomic region encodes these proteins:
- the LOC123508123 gene encoding LOW QUALITY PROTEIN: H/ACA ribonucleoprotein complex subunit 1-like (The sequence of the model RefSeq protein was modified relative to this genomic sequence to represent the inferred CDS: inserted 1 base in 1 codon), with amino-acid sequence MEGKQGAGKDHIPDKKQRQTNLVVAAFEEWGGVKVTLRLLTVYIRRRLGVLFTHSFADSTMRLKVALSAVLVALMLVAAAKADPGFKGGGGGGGYGGGGGGKGKGGGKGKGGGGGGGGYGHSFVGHRTVVKYEPYTVTKPVVVHKEVTEHRPVYVKEPIKIHTAPXPFLIQKPVVHHVKEWKLVDVPKVTYQPVWVHKIPIPDGGGKGKGKGGGFFGGLFGGGKGGGKGGGKGGKGGGGGGYGDYGDGYSDYGGGYDDYDYDHGY; translated from the exons atggaggggaagCAAGGAGCAGGTAAAGATCATATCCCAGACAAAAAGCAGAGGCAAACAAACCTTGTGGTCGCGGCGTTCGAGGAGTGGGGGGGAGTAAAAGTAACTCTCCGCCTCCTCACTGTGTATATAAGGCGGCGGCTCGGCGttctcttcactcactccttcgcCGACTCCACGATGAGGCTAAAG GTGGCGTTGTCAGCGGTGCTCGTGGCGCTGATGCTCGTAGCGGCGGCGAAGGCTGACCCAGGATTcaagggcggcggcggcggcggcggctatggtggtggcggcggcggtaaaGGCAAGGGCGGCGGTAAAGGcaaaggcggcggcggcggcggcggcggctacgGACATAGCTTCGTTGGCCACAGAACAGTAGTGAAATACGAGCCGTACACCGTGACGAAGCCTGTGGTGGTGCACAAGGAGGTGACGGAGCACCGGCCAGTGTACGTGAAGGAACCCATCAAGATCCACACGGCGC GCCCCTTCCTCATCCAGAAGCCGGTGGTGCATCACGTCAAGGAGTGGAAGCTGGTGGACGTGCCCAAGGTGACCTATCAGCCAGTCTGGGTGCACAAGATCCCCATTCCTGACGGCGGTGGAAAGGGCAAGGGTAAGGGCGGCGGCTTCTTCGGCGGTCTGTTCGGCGGCGGCAAGGGCGGCGGCAAGGGAGGTGGAAAGGGCGGcaagggcggcggcggcggcggataCGGTGACTACGGTGACGGATACAGTGACTACGGTGGCGGCTATGATGACTATGATTATGACCACGGCTATTAA